Proteins encoded within one genomic window of Lagenorhynchus albirostris chromosome 9, mLagAlb1.1, whole genome shotgun sequence:
- the PRPF19 gene encoding pre-mRNA-processing factor 19 isoform X1, giving the protein MSLICSISNEVPEHPCVSPVSNHVYERRLIEKYIAENGTDPINNQPLSEEQLIDIKVAHPIRPKPPSATSIPAILKALQDEWDAVMLHSFTLRQQLQTTRQELSHALYQHDAACRVIARLTKEVTAAREALATLKPQAGLIVPQAVPSSQPSVVGAGEPMDLGELVGMTPEIIQKLQDKATVLTTERKKRGKTVPEELVKPEELSKYRQVASHVGLHSASIPGILALDLCPSDTNKILTGGADKNVVVFDKSSEQILATLKGHTKKVTSVVFHPSQELVFSASPDATIRIWSVPNASCVQVVRAHESAVTGLSLHATGDYLLSSSDDQYWAFSDIQTGRVLTKVTDETSGCSLTCAQFHPDGLIFGTGTMDSQIKIWDLKERTNVANFPGHSGPITSIAFSENGYYLATAADDSSVKLWDLRKLKNFKTLQLDNNFEVKSLIFDQSGTYLALGGTDVQIYICKQWTEILHFTEHSGLTTGVAFGHHAKFIASTGMDRSLKFYSL; this is encoded by the exons ATGTCCCTGATCTGCTCTA TCTCCAATGAAGTACCAGAGCACCCGTGTGTGTCCCCTGTCTCTAATCACGTCTACGAGCGGCGGCTCATTGAGAAGTATATTGCAGAGAATGGCACAGATCCCATCAACAACCAGCCTCTGTCCGAGGAGCAGCTCATCGATATCAAAG TTGCTCACCCAATCCGGCCCAAGCCTCCCTCAGCCACCAGCATCCCCGCCATTCTGAAAGCCTTGCAGGACGAATGG GACGCAGTCATGCTCCACAGCTTCACCCTGCGCCAGCAGCTGCAGACCACCCGCCAAGAGCTGTCCCACGCTCTGTACCAGCACGATGCCGCCTGCCGTGTCATCGCCCGTCTCACCAAGGAAGTCACTGCTGCCCGAGAAG ctctggCTACCCTGAAACCGCAGGCTGGTCTCATCGTGCCCCAGGCTGTGCCGAGCTCCCAGCCTAGTGTTGTG GGTGCAGGCGAGCCGATGGATTTGGGCGAGCTGGTGGGAATGACTCCCGAGATTATTCAGAAG ctTCAAGACAAGGCCACTGTGCTAACCACAGAGCGGAAGAAG agaGGGAAGACTGTGCCTGAGGAGCTGGTGAAGCCGGAAGAGCTCAGCAAATACCGGCAGGTGGCATCCCACGTG GGGTTGCACAGTGCTAGCATTCCCGGGATCCTTGCCCTGGACCTCTGCCCCTCCGACACCAACAAGATCCTCACTG GTGGGGCAGATAAAAATGTCGTCGTCTTCGACAAGAGTTCTGAGCAAATCCTGGCCACTCTCAAAGGCCATACCAAGAAAGTCACCAGCGTGGTCTTTCACCCTTCCCAG GAGCTGGTGTTTTCCGCCTCGCCAGATGCCACTATCAGGATTTGGTCTGTTCCGAACGCCTCTTGTGTACAGGTTGTTCGGGCCCATGAGAGTGCTGTGACAGGCCTCAGCCTCCACGCCACTGGTGACTATCTCCTGAGCTCCTCTGATGACCAG TACTGGGCCTTCTCTGACATCCAGACAGGACGTGTGCTCACCAAGGTGACCGATGAAACCTCTGGCTGCT CCCTCACCTGTGCGCAGTTCCACCCTGACGGACTCATTTTCGGGACAGGAACCATGGACTCTCAGATCAAGATTTGGGACTTGAAG GAGCGCACCAACGTGGCCAACTTCCCTGGCCACTCGGGCCCCATCACCAGCATCGCCTTCTCCGAGAACGGCTACTACCTGGCTACGGCGGCTGATGACTCCTCTGTCAAGCTCTGGGATCTGCGCAAACTTAAGAACTTTAAGACGTTGCAGCTGGATAACAACTTTGAG GTAAAGTCACTGATCTTTGACCAGAGTGGAACTTACCTGGCCCTTGGGGGCACGGATGTCCAGATctacatctgcaaacagtggacGGAGATTCTTCACTTTACAG AGCATAGCGGCCTGACCACGGGGGTGGCCTTTGGGCACCACGCCAAGTTCATTGCTTCAACAGGCATGGACAGGAGCCTCAAGTTCTACAGCCTGTAG
- the PRPF19 gene encoding pre-mRNA-processing factor 19 isoform X2 produces MSLICSISNEVPEHPCVSPVSNHVYERRLIEKYIAENGTDPINNQPLSEEQLIDIKVAHPIRPKPPSATSIPAILKALQDEWDAVMLHSFTLRQQLQTTRQELSHALYQHDAACRVIARLTKEVTAAREALATLKPQAGLIVPQAVPSSQPSVVGAGEPMDLGELVGMTPEIIQKLQDKATVLTTERKKRGKTVPEELVKPEELSKYRQVASHVGLHSASIPGILALDLCPSDTNKILTGGADKNVVVFDKSSEQILATLKGHTKKVTSVVFHPSQELVFSASPDATIRIWSVPNASCVQVVRAHESAVTGLSLHATGDYLLSSSDDQYWAFSDIQTGRVLTKVTDETSGCSLTCAQFHPDGLIFGTGTMDSQIKIWDLKERTNVANFPGHSGPITSIAFSENGYYLATAADDSSVKLWDLRKLKNFKTLQLDNNFEVKSLIFDQSGTYLALGGTDVQIYICKQWTEILHFTAGWKDPMKKNQWPTQWET; encoded by the exons ATGTCCCTGATCTGCTCTA TCTCCAATGAAGTACCAGAGCACCCGTGTGTGTCCCCTGTCTCTAATCACGTCTACGAGCGGCGGCTCATTGAGAAGTATATTGCAGAGAATGGCACAGATCCCATCAACAACCAGCCTCTGTCCGAGGAGCAGCTCATCGATATCAAAG TTGCTCACCCAATCCGGCCCAAGCCTCCCTCAGCCACCAGCATCCCCGCCATTCTGAAAGCCTTGCAGGACGAATGG GACGCAGTCATGCTCCACAGCTTCACCCTGCGCCAGCAGCTGCAGACCACCCGCCAAGAGCTGTCCCACGCTCTGTACCAGCACGATGCCGCCTGCCGTGTCATCGCCCGTCTCACCAAGGAAGTCACTGCTGCCCGAGAAG ctctggCTACCCTGAAACCGCAGGCTGGTCTCATCGTGCCCCAGGCTGTGCCGAGCTCCCAGCCTAGTGTTGTG GGTGCAGGCGAGCCGATGGATTTGGGCGAGCTGGTGGGAATGACTCCCGAGATTATTCAGAAG ctTCAAGACAAGGCCACTGTGCTAACCACAGAGCGGAAGAAG agaGGGAAGACTGTGCCTGAGGAGCTGGTGAAGCCGGAAGAGCTCAGCAAATACCGGCAGGTGGCATCCCACGTG GGGTTGCACAGTGCTAGCATTCCCGGGATCCTTGCCCTGGACCTCTGCCCCTCCGACACCAACAAGATCCTCACTG GTGGGGCAGATAAAAATGTCGTCGTCTTCGACAAGAGTTCTGAGCAAATCCTGGCCACTCTCAAAGGCCATACCAAGAAAGTCACCAGCGTGGTCTTTCACCCTTCCCAG GAGCTGGTGTTTTCCGCCTCGCCAGATGCCACTATCAGGATTTGGTCTGTTCCGAACGCCTCTTGTGTACAGGTTGTTCGGGCCCATGAGAGTGCTGTGACAGGCCTCAGCCTCCACGCCACTGGTGACTATCTCCTGAGCTCCTCTGATGACCAG TACTGGGCCTTCTCTGACATCCAGACAGGACGTGTGCTCACCAAGGTGACCGATGAAACCTCTGGCTGCT CCCTCACCTGTGCGCAGTTCCACCCTGACGGACTCATTTTCGGGACAGGAACCATGGACTCTCAGATCAAGATTTGGGACTTGAAG GAGCGCACCAACGTGGCCAACTTCCCTGGCCACTCGGGCCCCATCACCAGCATCGCCTTCTCCGAGAACGGCTACTACCTGGCTACGGCGGCTGATGACTCCTCTGTCAAGCTCTGGGATCTGCGCAAACTTAAGAACTTTAAGACGTTGCAGCTGGATAACAACTTTGAG GTAAAGTCACTGATCTTTGACCAGAGTGGAACTTACCTGGCCCTTGGGGGCACGGATGTCCAGATctacatctgcaaacagtggacGGAGATTCTTCACTTTACAG